One Halanaerobium hydrogeniformans genomic window, CAGCTACCTTTATAGCAGCAGTAAATCCAGTTACTTATATGGGAGCAGAACCTGTTTTTATGGACTGTGCAGATGATATTAACATAGATCCAGATAAATTAGAGTCATTTTTAGCCAATGAATGTAAAATTGTTGATGGCAAAGTAATCAATAAGCAAACAGGTAGAGAGATTAAAGCTATAGTAGTAGTTCATGTCTTCGGTAATCCAGCTGATATGGAAAGAATAATGGAAGTTGCAGCTAAATATGATCTAAAAGTAGTAGAAGATGCAACAGAAGCCCTGGGTTCATATTATACTTCCGGTAAATACAAAGGCCAGCACTGTGGAACAATAGGAGACATCGGAGTTTATTCCTTTAATGCCAATAAGATAATTACCACCGGTGGTGGAGGACTGATGGCTTCCAATCACCCTGACCTTTTAGAAAAAGCATCATTTTTAGGGGTTCAGGCTAAGACTGACCCTTTATATTATCAGCATGATGAAATAGGATATAATTACCGAATGACTAATATTCAAGCTGCTTATGGAACAGAACAAATAGACAGGCTGGAAAATTTTATAGCTACTAAAAAGAAAAACTATCAGCTTTATAAAAAAGCAATAGCTAAAATAGATGGTTTAAACTTATTGCCTTTTAATCAGGGAACAAGAGCCAATCACTGGTTTTATGCAGTAATAGTTGATGAGGATAAATACGGGATAGATAGAGATCAGCTTTTAATAAAATTAAATGATGTCAATATTCAGGCTAGACCTCTATGGGGGCTGATTCATCAGCAAAAACCATATCTTGATAATCAAGCCTATCAGATAGAAAAAGCTCACTACTTTGTAAATCATTTAATTAATATTCCCTGCAGCAGCAACTTAACTGAAAAAGAAGTTGAGATTGTAGTTGCATGGTTAAAAGAGTTTAAGCAATAATTTAGAGGCTGTTGATGGAGAGTTTTTAAATAAGCATCTAAGCAAATTGGAAAGCTGAGCTGAGCAAGCAGATGGTTTAGAGATTTTTGCTGCTTTAGTTAATCTTGTTGATAGTTATCAACCAAGAAGAGATAATGTAAACAAGATTGATTTTACAAATAAGCAGAAATACTCTTAGCTTTTTATAAGAGTTTCTTATACTTTTTACACTAAATGATAAAATTAAATAACTTTCTATATCTCCTGCTATTTAAAAGATGGTAGGATTTTTTATTATAAGAAATGAAGCTAAATAAAAGTTTATTGAAATCCTTAATATTTTTCATCTAACTTTTTCATATCATTTTCAAGTTCTTCATCGACCAGATGAGTATAAATCATGGTAGTTTGAATACTGCTGTGGCCTAAAGTTTTCTGTACCTTCCTCAAATCATTAGTCATTCTATATAATTCGGTAGCAAAGGTATGTCTTAGAACATGAGGGCTTACCTTCTTCTGCCAATAAGTCTCTTCTAATTCCTTTCCTTCCTCATCTCTATAATTTTTTTCTACTTCTTCTTGAATACCAGTTTTTTCTGCATAGTTATAGACCATTTTCCTTACATTAGCTTCATTAAGTTTTTTTCCAGCAAGAGAAGTGAAAACTAGATTGTTTTCATTTTCTAAATTCTTTTCAGCTAAAACTTTATTTTGCCGTTCTCGCCACTTGCCAAGTTGATTTAAAGTTTTTTCTCCCAGCCATAAGTTTCTATCTTTTCTTCCTTTACCTTCGACAATTGATAATTTAGCAGCAGGAAAATTAATATTGTTCCATTTTAAATTTAAAGTTTCTCCCAGTCTTAATCCAGCTTTCAGCATTAACCTGATCATAGTTTTATTTCTCAAGGCAGTTGGATATCTTTCGTTGAAAACTTCCAATAATTGCTTTTGTTCTTCCTCCCTTAGTACTTCAGGTATTCTTCTCCCTCTTTTTGGCATTTTGCAGTTTCAACTCCTTTTTACTCTATTTTCTATATAATAGTGTTATATTCACATCATATTTTTAGTTTATCAGCCTTGATACCTTTTGGCAAGAAATTAGTGTTATATTCACAAATAAATACAGATTTAATTTTTTCTTAATTGAAAGCTCACTCTATCAGGATAAGTTTATAATTGGTTACCCTAGCCAAGTTTAAAGATAATAAAAAATAGAGAAAAGAAACGACAAGGGATACTTTAATTGATTGGTATCGTGAACATGCTCAAGAAAAAATTAATGAGCGAAATGAGCGAGTAGAAAAATAGGACAACTTCTATTAGTTAAATTTGCTATAAGTTTTAATATTAATATAAATTAAGCGTATTATGATTTTTTTAGTGATAAAACAGGACAATTTGTTTATTCATATAATTATAAAAATAATATTTCATTTAGATTATTATGAATTGATACAGGAGGCGAAATAATGGAAGGTAAAAGAAAAAACAGAGAACCCGGAGAGTATAAATTTCCGGAAGATAGTTCTTTTAAAGAAATATATTTTCCAGAAAGAAATTATTTTTTAAATTTAGTTGTTGATATAGTTCCTGAAGTATATGAAGATATTTTGGATTGTGTGGTGCCAGAATTAAATAAAGTTTATGAGAACCAAAAAAAAGAAGAATTTAAAGCAATAAATTGGTCTACTATTAAAAAAGAAAAATTTTTTATTGATCTGAAAAAAGTAATAATTAATTTAAAGAAAAAATATAATTTAATTGAAGCTGACAACTGCAAAAAAGATTGGATATCAATATTAATTTTAGAAGAAGCTAATAAATTATTGGTAACCGGTAAATATAAAGAGAACAAGGATAATAAGAACATAAAAAAGAATGAAGTTGAATATACTCCATTTCAAATAACAACTGATCAGAAAGATCTTGCAAAATATTTTCTGGAAAAAAATAAAAAAGAAAAATTTAGAATCAATATAGGAGATGAGCCTTTATTTTGGAATCCTATTCTCAAAAGTAGAGCAGCTAAAAAAAGTGAGATTAATTATAATGAGCTTGAAGATAAAAAGAAGGACAAAATAGATAAAGAAATGGATAGAATATGTGATTATATGGAAGAACTAGGTTGTAAGAAAGTAGCCTCTAAAAAAGACATGTATAAAAGATTAGTTTTATATCAGGTAAAAGAGATGACTTTTCTAGATATTATTGATAATTTTTTTGAAGAAAATTCATATACTGATAAATATGATGAAAAAACAATTCAAAAATCTGTTGAAAGACTAGCTAAAAGGATTGGAATAAAAAGACGCACACAAATATAAAAGACACAAATAAATATCTTTTTAAGACCTCCACTTGTAATTTAGTGGGGGTTTTTTATTTGATAAAAACAATCTTATTTAGAGAAAAAAGTTGGATGTCGTTCTTAAATTATCACTTTTAATTTATACTTAATTTAAGAAATGGACAAAAGACAAAAAAAGATGAAATAAAAAAAGTTGGATGTCGTTCTTATATGCTTTTATATATTTTATAATTAATTACAGAAAGGTCAAAGGACAAATGGGGGAGGTGAAATCGATGGAAAATAATTTAAAGGAAATTAGAGAGCAAAAAGGTTTATCTCAGTTAAAATTAAGTTATGAAACTAGAATATCTCCACCAGATATATCTAAAATTGAGAGGAATAAAATTTTTCCTCATCCAAAATGGAGAGAAAAAATAGCAAGGGTATTAGAAGTTGAAGAGAAAGATATTTTTCCTGGAATAGATAAAGGTTAAAAACTTGCATATTATTTTATAACTTACACATTAACAAAGACTTAAATTAAAAAAGGAGAGATATTATGTTAAACGAAAAAGCAAAAAGTATTTTCATTGAAACTATGGAAGCAATTAAAACTCAGGAGTTTATTTTGAACAATAAAGATGGTGATTTTTTCGGGAAAGTTTGTTGCGGCCAAGAAAAAGTAGTCTCACGTGATAAAAAAACTGGAAAGGAGAGATTTATTTGCGAGGAAGAACTATTAATCGATCCCATCAAAAATACTTATCAGTGTAATAAATGTGGATCAAAAGGAACAATAATTGAATGGTATAGTAAAGCGCACGGCTGTAATTTTTCAGAGAGCATCCAATATATCAATGATTATTACAATTTGAATTTGTTAAAAGATATTGATGAGTCAAATATGAATAGAATAATGAAGCTGGTTGAGAATTATAACGATTTATATATTAAAAGCCTCGAGATTGATTCTTTATTAATTATTATAGATGATTTGGTAAATATTTTTAGTTTTTAGAACTAAAAATTGCTAAGAAAAAATGAATTGAATGGTATTAAAGATATAATCAATTATTAGGGCATTGTTTTCAATGGATATAGAGGTGGTTTAATTATGAATTTAATAAAAAAATAAGCCTACCTTCCTGTAAAGGTAGACTTATATAGAGTAAAACTCTTAAATCTATTATACCAGATAACTTAGGAAAGATTCAATAAAAGTTAAGCAAAACACTCTAATGCCCTAATTTTGATTTATTAAAAATAAATCTAAAATTAGGAGGAAACAAAAGTGAGTAAATTAATAAAAAACTGTAAAATAAAAGAAATATCAAACAATGCAAATATCAAAGAAATTATTGAAGAAGATGTGGGATCATTAAAAAAAGAATCAACTAATAATTATAGCGGCTTCCATAAAAACAAACATGCTTCTGAAAGTAAAACTTCATTAAAGGTAAACACTGATAAAGGAGTTTATTATTGCTTTAACTGTGGTGAAGGAGGAAATGCAATTACATGGCTAATGGCAAATAGAAGTATGGGATTTTTAGAAGCAGCCCAATATTTAGCTGCAAGATATGACGTTGATATTGGAGATTTAAGTGAAGAGGAATTGGAAAAAATAAAAAAGTTTCATCAAGAAAAAGAAATGATATATGAAATATTTACAATAGCCGCGGAAATTTATAACAGTCAGTTAAGAGAAGAACACTATCACTTATTAAAAAACAAATGGGGTATAACAAAAGAAACTGCAGATAGTATTAATATCGGCTATGCTCCAAGTGATGGTAATTTTCTTTTAAGAAAATTACTAAAGAAGGGTTATAGTCAAAAAGATCTCAAAAAAACAGGCCTATTTATAAAAAAATATGATTTTTTTCAGGGACGAATCATATTCCCTTATCAAAAAAATCATAAGGTAGTGTTTTTTATAGGACGAAAAACAAAACACACACCTGATAAAAAATGGGAGAGAGGAAAGTATAAGAAACTGCTTACTCACTCTGACAAGAGAAAATATATTAGTTCTGTAGTAAAAAATGAACATTTATTTGGTGTAGATAGTCTCAGTAATACAGAGGCATTAATAATTACCGAAGGTATAACAGATGCTATTACAACTATACAGGCCGGATACTCCTGCATATCACCAGTTACAGTTCAATTTCGTAAAAAAGATTATAAAAAACTGGAATCAATAGCTGAAAAAGCAAAAAAAATATATATTGTGAATGATAATGAAGAAAGTGGTGCCGGCAGGAAGGGAGCATTAGAGACTGCTCGATATCTTCATAAAAAAGGTCATAAAGTTTATATAGTTGAGCTGCCTAAACCAGAAGAGGTATCAAAAATCGATCTTGCTGATTATTGGAAAGATCATAATAAAGATGATTTTGAGAAATTGCTCAGAGAATCAAATAATCTAATGGATTTAGGTATTAAGAAAATAAAGCAAGCTTCCTATGATGAAAAAATAACTGCTGCTGAAAGTGTTTACCCTTTATTTGCGGGGTTAGGGGATATTGAAAAAGATAGATATATCAAAAAGATAAAGGAAGCTTTCGGTAATGATGTGCGAATTAAAACTATAAGGGGAAAGATTAATGAGGTTATAAATAAAAAAGAAAAGAAAGAAAATACTAATGATATTAAATCTGAAGAATCTACTAGTAATACATCTCCTATTCCAAGAATTAGAGAATCATCTAGCGGGTATTTTTATGTGGAAAGAGATTCAGAAAATGATTCTGGAGAAATAATTTATATATCAAATTTCATTTTGAATATAGATACTATATTAAGAAATCAAGATGGTAAAGAAATAATTTCGGGGGACATATTATATTACGATAAAAATAAAGAAGAAATCAATTTAGATTCCAACGCATTTATTTTGAGTAAAAACTTCAAAGAAGAACTGCCTAATAAAGCTATTTGGACAGGCAATAGTACTCAATTACAACAGATTAAAGTAAATATATATGACAATAATCCTGTGTCAAAAAAAGCTGTAGAATTGGCTGGAAGATATGATAATCAAATATTGCTTCCAGAAATAACCTTAAGTAAAAATGGTATTGTAGAAAGAGCAGATAAAGTTGTTATCAATCTAAAGAACAATCATTTGTTATCGAAAATGCCTAAAAAAATGCCAGACCAAAGTGAACATATGAGAGCAGCTGAAAATATTTATAAATATCTTCCTAGAATAAATGAGCCTGTCATAGCTGGTGCTATAACTTCTTGGTCTTTTGCTTTACCCTGGTGTGATCTAATAAGGAATAAATTAAGTTGGGGTGGCTTTCCCCACTTAATTCTTTACGGCGAAGCCGGTAGTGGTAAAACTCAGAGTGCTAAGTTAATCTGGCGGTTAAATGGTATAAGTCAAGATAATGAGCCTTTTTCTTTGCCTAATACACGTTTTACAAGACTGAATAATTACTCGAGCAGCAATTTAATACCGGTTTTTCTTGATGAATACAGACCAAGTGCATGGAGCGGTTATAGATCTAGACAAATTCACGAAGAATTAAGAAATATTTATAATAAAAATGCTGCTGAAAGAGGAAGAGCAGATCTTACGACTAAATCTTTTTCTTTAGCTGCCCCGATTATTTTATGTGGAGAAGATAGACCTAGAGACACAACAGGCTTAGAAGAAAGGATGATAATTCTTAATCCTAATAAAGATATAGTTGATGGAAACAATAATCAATATGGTGATATATGCAAGAAAAACTTTAATAAATTGCAGAAAGCTCCTTTAGAAGCTTTTGCTCTACCATACTGGAAGTGGTCTTTAGCTCAAGAAAATTGGGAGGAAAAGCTCGAAAAAGCAAGAGGTGAAATAATAATTTGGAAGGAAGATGAACAGCTTACTATACCTGAACGATTGATTAATAATTTAGCTATATTAAAGTTTGGATGGTGGATGTATTTAAGTTATGCAGAAGAATTAGACATTGAACTTGATGAAGAAATTTTAATTGAGGCTGAGTTAAATGCAGTACTTAAGAGTGTTTATTATAATGTGATGCCAGAAGGACGGCATTTTAATGAGTTTGATGAATTGATTGTTTTTCTAAATACCATGGTAAACAACAGTAAATTGTATTCTAGAATTCATTATACTATCAAAAATAAGAATACTTTAATTTTGAGACTGCCTGATATCTTACCGATAGCTAAAGAATTTGCACATAAAACACAAAGAAGTAGAGAGCTCCTCGGAATAGATGCATATCGATCGATCATTAGAAGGCTCGAAGAAGACCCCAATTCATATGTGTTATCAAGCAGTGACAAAGGATCGTTTAGAAAAAGTGGAGACAGCTATTGTGAATTAAGAGGAGTAGCTTTAGATATGGATAAATTAGAAGAACAACTAAAGATAGAACAGGAAATTTGGTCATAGTTAGATGTTTTGTATAACTTAAAAATAAATTAAGGAGAATGATATAAATGGAAATAGAAAAGTTTTCTTTTTGTTCTGAAAAAGCAAAAGGAATTTTTAATAAGATAATAGAAGGTACGGATCTATCAGAATTAGCTCATGATTTTTGGAAAAATAGAGGAACAGGTATTTTTGATTACAAGATTCCTTGCTGCTTTGAGGATATATCTTCCGAAGGAAATGGAGAAATAGTTGTTCATCGTTTTAAAATATATAGAATAAGTGATAATAATAAATATTATGAATGTAGTGGATGTGGCACTAAAGGAACTATAATTAACTGGTACAGAAATTTTATGGATGTTTCATTAGTTGAAACTTTTGAATTTCTTGATGAATATTTTCAATTAGATCTATACAATATTACAGACCTGGATAATTCTATAAAATTTATTATAATTAACAATATAAGAGATTTGAATAGAAAATATATTGAAAGTGAATGTCCAGATATTCATGAAATAAGTAAGATTGTGTTTTCTGATGAAGATCCTTTTGCTTCAATTCAAAAGTGATTAAAGTATAATAGTGTCGGTTCTACAGTTATTCGACACATAATCTACACCTTGAATTAATTGTTATATCAGTCTTTATAGTACTTTTATATTAATATCGACACATAATTATGTATAACTATATAGTAAATAAAAAAAGGGGTATATACATTTTAACACCAGTTATTATATACCCCTTTAAATATTTATATATATTGTGCTACCCCCTCTAAAAAAGTGTCGATGATTAAAAATGCTTTAAAATGCTGTCATGACAGTGATTAAGGTGTTTTTAGGATGTGTCGATATCGACACTTTTTGAAAATCTAATGTTAATTAAACGATATATAATAAAAAACTAAAAAGAAGAATTTAAAATGGCCAGAAAAAATTGACTATCATTGATTGGTGTAGTCAGTTTATGGATTTATCTATAGCTGATACAATAAAATATATTGCTGAATCTTGTAATTTAGATTTATATGATATTGAGAGTTTAGATGATTATGATAAGTATGAGGTTGTATTTGCTGTTAGAGAGCTAAACAGGGAATATCTAGAAAAAAAGAAATTTCAAATCAAAACATTGTATAAGTATAGTGTAAGATAGCGGCTGTAATCAAAATAAAAAAGGTGGTGGTTTATTGAGAAGATTACTAAAAAGAATAATAGAACAAATTTCTGATGATATTGATGAAAAAAAGCTCATGGAAATCAAAAGTGACTCTGCTCAGTGGAGGAAAAAACATAAAAATAACAGTTCTTTAAAGAAAATACTCTTTTATTTCACGTATTTTTTAAAGATTATCGATGATTACTTTAAAGTTAATAGTGATATAACATTTAAGATAGCAGCCATAAGTGCTGCTGTCTTATTGTATATCATAACCCCCAATGATTTAATACCCGATTACCTGCCGGTAATAGGCTACATGGATGATCTAGCCGTTATCGGCATATTCTTTCCTTTAGTCAAAAAAGAATTAACTTAAGGCCATTTGCAGCAAATACTGCAGGTGGCTTTTTTTGTTTGTGTAAAAAAGAAAGGAGCAAAAAATGTGTAAGGTAACAGAAAAAGCAAGAGCATTTGAATTCCATCTTTTTGGAGGCGACCTTGATTTTCCTGAAAGGTATACCCTTCATATACCAAAAAACTTAGAAACTCTTTTCGACAGTTTAGAAA contains:
- a CDS encoding LegC family aminotransferase encodes the protein MPEKRSIPLSVPNLSMDIVKNIKDTIESGWVSTGGKFIKAFQEKMEKYLKVDRTVAVQSGTAGLHLAMRVLGVEHNDEVIVPTATFIAAVNPVTYMGAEPVFMDCADDINIDPDKLESFLANECKIVDGKVINKQTGREIKAIVVVHVFGNPADMERIMEVAAKYDLKVVEDATEALGSYYTSGKYKGQHCGTIGDIGVYSFNANKIITTGGGGLMASNHPDLLEKASFLGVQAKTDPLYYQHDEIGYNYRMTNIQAAYGTEQIDRLENFIATKKKNYQLYKKAIAKIDGLNLLPFNQGTRANHWFYAVIVDEDKYGIDRDQLLIKLNDVNIQARPLWGLIHQQKPYLDNQAYQIEKAHYFVNHLINIPCSSNLTEKEVEIVVAWLKEFKQ
- a CDS encoding tyrosine-type recombinase/integrase, producing the protein MPKRGRRIPEVLREEEQKQLLEVFNERYPTALRNKTMIRLMLKAGLRLGETLNLKWNNINFPAAKLSIVEGKGRKDRNLWLGEKTLNQLGKWRERQNKVLAEKNLENENNLVFTSLAGKKLNEANVRKMVYNYAEKTGIQEEVEKNYRDEEGKELEETYWQKKVSPHVLRHTFATELYRMTNDLRKVQKTLGHSSIQTTMIYTHLVDEELENDMKKLDEKY
- a CDS encoding YkvA family protein, yielding MRRLLKRIIEQISDDIDEKKLMEIKSDSAQWRKKHKNNSSLKKILFYFTYFLKIIDDYFKVNSDITFKIAAISAAVLLYIITPNDLIPDYLPVIGYMDDLAVIGIFFPLVKKELT
- a CDS encoding helix-turn-helix transcriptional regulator — its product is MENNLKEIREQKGLSQLKLSYETRISPPDISKIERNKIFPHPKWREKIARVLEVEEKDIFPGIDKG
- a CDS encoding CHC2 zinc finger domain-containing protein → MSKLIKNCKIKEISNNANIKEIIEEDVGSLKKESTNNYSGFHKNKHASESKTSLKVNTDKGVYYCFNCGEGGNAITWLMANRSMGFLEAAQYLAARYDVDIGDLSEEELEKIKKFHQEKEMIYEIFTIAAEIYNSQLREEHYHLLKNKWGITKETADSINIGYAPSDGNFLLRKLLKKGYSQKDLKKTGLFIKKYDFFQGRIIFPYQKNHKVVFFIGRKTKHTPDKKWERGKYKKLLTHSDKRKYISSVVKNEHLFGVDSLSNTEALIITEGITDAITTIQAGYSCISPVTVQFRKKDYKKLESIAEKAKKIYIVNDNEESGAGRKGALETARYLHKKGHKVYIVELPKPEEVSKIDLADYWKDHNKDDFEKLLRESNNLMDLGIKKIKQASYDEKITAAESVYPLFAGLGDIEKDRYIKKIKEAFGNDVRIKTIRGKINEVINKKEKKENTNDIKSEESTSNTSPIPRIRESSSGYFYVERDSENDSGEIIYISNFILNIDTILRNQDGKEIISGDILYYDKNKEEINLDSNAFILSKNFKEELPNKAIWTGNSTQLQQIKVNIYDNNPVSKKAVELAGRYDNQILLPEITLSKNGIVERADKVVINLKNNHLLSKMPKKMPDQSEHMRAAENIYKYLPRINEPVIAGAITSWSFALPWCDLIRNKLSWGGFPHLILYGEAGSGKTQSAKLIWRLNGISQDNEPFSLPNTRFTRLNNYSSSNLIPVFLDEYRPSAWSGYRSRQIHEELRNIYNKNAAERGRADLTTKSFSLAAPIILCGEDRPRDTTGLEERMIILNPNKDIVDGNNNQYGDICKKNFNKLQKAPLEAFALPYWKWSLAQENWEEKLEKARGEIIIWKEDEQLTIPERLINNLAILKFGWWMYLSYAEELDIELDEEILIEAELNAVLKSVYYNVMPEGRHFNEFDELIVFLNTMVNNSKLYSRIHYTIKNKNTLILRLPDILPIAKEFAHKTQRSRELLGIDAYRSIIRRLEEDPNSYVLSSSDKGSFRKSGDSYCELRGVALDMDKLEEQLKIEQEIWS